In Myxococcales bacterium, the following proteins share a genomic window:
- a CDS encoding outer membrane protein transport protein, which produces MKAKEQSLARLIGTAGGLAALALGSTSAFAGGFNLPGFGPAAQAQAGAFVATADDAMAIYTNPAGLADQSGTTIQIGGSFIDYSLSFTRRGAYDAVDGQTLPWEGDAYETVHNTAQPEVGFGDFQAIPMIAVSTDLGLGIKGLRFGFGFTAPPAYPARDFESDYVIDDPNRPPPPTRYDAVKQDASVVLPSIAVAYEVNDALSVGGRFSWGFGEISSTVYTWALPTANYEEWVGNEARIELSGKDDFVPIVSLGVHYKLSPTWEVAAMWQSITKISAKGSTKPTLSEDLELGGLPIGLDPLPDAETKCAKGGTPDALATCVDFALPMTAEIGARYVMRNSDNSERGSIEADVRWEQWSAASDFTVVVDAQASGIALRESLVRHGFQDVWSARLGGNYRVPVGGNSAILRAGAAYETATAKPGWERVDLDGAAKTIGSAGVGMAFGKVAVELGAMYTYQGKREVGTDCNPTNDEPGCGGSVAEPADRTGPDPIAPLKSADSQFQSPFNAGTYKSSYLMLMLGVATTF; this is translated from the coding sequence ATGAAAGCTAAGGAACAGTCGCTTGCAAGGTTAATTGGCACGGCAGGTGGGCTCGCAGCGCTTGCGCTAGGTTCAACGAGCGCCTTCGCGGGTGGCTTTAATCTGCCAGGGTTTGGCCCCGCGGCGCAGGCGCAGGCCGGGGCGTTTGTCGCTACCGCCGACGACGCGATGGCGATTTATACCAACCCCGCCGGCCTCGCCGACCAAAGCGGCACGACGATTCAAATTGGCGGCAGCTTCATCGACTATTCGCTCTCGTTTACGCGCCGCGGCGCCTACGACGCGGTCGACGGGCAAACTTTGCCGTGGGAGGGCGATGCCTACGAGACGGTGCACAACACCGCGCAGCCCGAAGTTGGCTTCGGCGATTTTCAGGCCATTCCGATGATCGCCGTGTCGACGGACCTTGGGCTAGGTATTAAAGGCCTGCGTTTTGGCTTTGGCTTTACCGCGCCGCCAGCCTATCCCGCCCGCGACTTTGAGTCAGATTACGTGATCGACGATCCAAACCGCCCTCCCCCGCCAACTCGCTACGACGCGGTCAAGCAAGACGCCTCGGTGGTATTGCCGTCGATTGCCGTTGCGTATGAGGTCAACGACGCCCTAAGCGTTGGCGGTCGTTTCTCGTGGGGCTTTGGCGAGATTTCTTCCACCGTCTATACGTGGGCGCTGCCGACGGCGAACTATGAAGAGTGGGTCGGCAATGAAGCGCGCATCGAGCTGTCCGGCAAAGATGATTTCGTACCAATTGTCTCGCTCGGCGTGCACTACAAGCTATCGCCGACGTGGGAAGTGGCAGCCATGTGGCAGTCAATAACTAAAATTAGTGCCAAGGGCAGCACCAAGCCGACGCTAAGCGAAGACCTTGAACTTGGCGGCCTACCTATTGGCCTCGATCCGCTACCCGACGCGGAAACCAAGTGCGCCAAGGGTGGCACGCCCGACGCGCTGGCGACGTGCGTGGATTTTGCGCTGCCAATGACCGCGGAAATCGGCGCGCGCTACGTCATGCGAAATTCGGACAACAGCGAGCGCGGCAGCATCGAAGCCGACGTGCGCTGGGAGCAGTGGAGCGCCGCCTCTGACTTCACCGTGGTCGTTGACGCGCAGGCCTCGGGCATTGCGTTGCGCGAATCGCTGGTGCGGCATGGCTTTCAAGACGTGTGGTCGGCGCGCCTTGGCGGTAACTACCGCGTGCCGGTGGGCGGCAACAGCGCCATCTTGCGCGCCGGCGCAGCGTACGAGACGGCGACGGCCAAGCCGGGATGGGAGCGCGTCGACCTCGACGGCGCGGCCAAGACCATCGGCAGCGCAGGCGTCGGCATGGCGTTTGGCAAGGTCGCCGTCGAGCTCGGCGCGATGTATACGTATCAGGGTAAGCGCGAAGTAGGCACTGATTGCAACCCAACCAACGACGAGCCCGGTTGCGGCGGCAGCGTTGCCGAGCCAGCCGACCGCACGGGGCCCGATCCAATTGCGCCTTTGAAGTCCGCCGATAGCCAATTCCAATCGCCGTTCAACGCCGGCACCTACAAGTCGAGCTACCTGATGCTCATGCTCGGCGTCGCGACGACGTTCTAG
- a CDS encoding MoxR family ATPase, which yields MVNSFKGTESYIASEELQYAVNVAVALGRPLLVRGEPGTGKTLLAENVAAAMGLPLVRWHVKSTTKAKDGLYVYDTVARLHDSRFGDGEVRDIERYIKLGPLGTALAAESRVVLLIDEVDKADIEFPNDLLMELDAMRFRIDETGREVTAKERPIVIITSNNEKELPDAFLRRCVFHFIEFPDRAQMREIVHVHFPSLEDDVLANAIEIFYGLRNTPRLRKRPSTSEFIDWLAALKHSGMSPKKLAAGIPFLGTLIKTEQDMELLTKRAKA from the coding sequence ATCGTGAATTCGTTCAAGGGTACTGAATCCTACATTGCGTCCGAGGAGCTGCAGTATGCGGTCAACGTGGCAGTCGCGCTGGGCCGGCCGCTGCTAGTGCGCGGCGAACCGGGCACGGGCAAGACGCTGCTGGCGGAAAATGTCGCGGCGGCGATGGGCCTGCCGCTGGTGCGCTGGCACGTTAAGTCTACGACCAAGGCGAAGGATGGCCTGTATGTGTACGACACCGTGGCGCGGCTGCACGACAGCCGGTTTGGCGATGGCGAGGTGCGCGACATCGAGCGCTATATCAAGCTCGGGCCCTTGGGCACGGCGCTCGCCGCCGAGAGCCGCGTCGTGCTGCTGATTGACGAAGTGGATAAGGCCGACATCGAGTTCCCCAACGATTTGCTAATGGAACTCGATGCGATGCGCTTTCGCATTGACGAGACTGGCCGCGAAGTGACGGCCAAAGAACGGCCGATCGTAATCATTACGTCCAACAACGAAAAAGAACTGCCCGACGCGTTTCTCCGCCGCTGCGTGTTCCACTTTATTGAGTTTCCCGATCGCGCGCAGATGCGCGAGATTGTGCACGTGCACTTCCCGAGCCTCGAAGACGATGTGCTGGCCAATGCGATCGAAATCTTTTACGGCCTCCGTAATACGCCGCGCCTGCGCAAGCGCCCGTCGACCAGCGAGTTTATCGATTGGCTGGCGGCGCTAAAGCACAGCGGCATGTCGCCTAAGAAGCTGGCGGCGGGCATTCCGTTTCTCGGCACGCTGATTAAGACCGAGCAAGACATGGAGCTTTTGACCAAGCGCGCCAAGGCCTAA
- the recD gene encoding exodeoxyribonuclease V subunit alpha, producing MVKAPLSPFEAALAGYELDGASVTLACELARLEPEDTDQPAAACLALAVLLAQRSGHTRQPLSEQAVRQAIFGAREHGLPAAVNAAIAAAVAYATRAQRTLVSHEGASARRPFVVAGGYLYAQRNHWLEASLGARLLQQRQRADRDGTLDATSPAWQAIIRGGEFALSDEQAAAVALALRRPLLAISGGPGTGKTAIITAMLRTWAANGVSRVALAAPTGKAANRMQTVIAAQLARLSPRLASDELLCEQPPAAQTLHRLLGFQVARQTFRHGEDEPLPYDLVVVDEASMIDGVMMERLVRSLGDTTSLVLLGDVDQLPSVGAGRCFADICRWGAQVAAASAGESPLVVSLTKSFRMNPADPHGSQVYRAAQAIRSGNAGAIADLPQRKIAELAWAGAEWVQTSDDTAPALAACDAWWMRLQASFSGLVGLARREYAYDAAAWGDGDVAALTSLFAGLDGSRILTATRGGALGALSINARLHERMRLLTTSPGGEPWGAQRAAEFLPGEPVLFATNNYELGLYNGDAGVVVRVRDGSGEQRYAAVFPVGDAYVPFALDAVRGHMELDWALTTHKAQGSEYDGIMLVLPAEPSPVATRELVYTALTRARRSAVIVATPDALSRALAQATSRETGLLAAIEASCPHELLLNGACVACGSTSIDPVAASNKPVTLIAPQTLVRRR from the coding sequence GTGGTAAAAGCTCCCTTGTCGCCTTTTGAGGCCGCGCTCGCTGGTTATGAGCTCGACGGTGCTAGCGTCACGCTCGCGTGTGAACTTGCTCGCCTTGAGCCAGAAGACACAGATCAACCCGCGGCGGCGTGCTTGGCGTTGGCCGTGCTGCTGGCGCAGCGATCGGGACACACGCGACAGCCGCTGAGCGAGCAGGCGGTGCGGCAAGCAATCTTTGGCGCGCGCGAGCATGGCTTGCCTGCGGCCGTGAATGCCGCGATTGCAGCGGCCGTTGCGTATGCCACGCGGGCGCAGCGCACGCTGGTCAGCCACGAGGGCGCGAGCGCGCGACGCCCATTTGTCGTCGCCGGCGGTTATCTCTATGCGCAGCGCAACCATTGGCTAGAGGCGAGCCTTGGCGCACGTTTGCTGCAGCAGCGTCAGCGCGCCGATCGCGATGGCACACTCGATGCCACGTCACCGGCGTGGCAGGCGATCATACGCGGCGGCGAGTTTGCGCTGTCGGACGAACAAGCAGCGGCGGTGGCGCTCGCGTTGCGGCGGCCGCTGCTCGCGATCAGCGGTGGGCCCGGCACCGGCAAGACCGCCATCATCACGGCTATGTTGCGCACCTGGGCCGCCAATGGCGTCAGCCGAGTCGCGCTGGCGGCCCCGACCGGCAAGGCCGCCAACCGCATGCAAACCGTCATTGCTGCGCAATTGGCGCGCCTATCGCCGCGTCTGGCGAGCGATGAGCTGCTCTGCGAACAGCCGCCGGCCGCACAAACGCTGCATCGTTTGCTCGGGTTTCAGGTCGCGCGCCAAACGTTTCGCCACGGCGAAGACGAGCCACTACCTTACGATCTCGTCGTCGTCGACGAGGCCTCCATGATCGATGGCGTCATGATGGAGCGGCTGGTGCGTAGCCTCGGTGACACCACCTCGCTGGTGTTGCTAGGCGATGTCGATCAATTGCCGTCGGTCGGGGCAGGGCGGTGTTTTGCCGATATCTGCCGCTGGGGCGCCCAGGTTGCCGCCGCGTCGGCAGGCGAGTCGCCGCTGGTTGTATCGCTGACCAAGAGCTTCCGCATGAATCCGGCCGATCCTCACGGCAGCCAGGTGTATCGCGCGGCGCAGGCAATTCGCAGCGGCAATGCTGGTGCAATCGCAGACTTGCCGCAACGCAAGATCGCCGAGCTCGCGTGGGCCGGCGCCGAATGGGTACAGACAAGCGACGATACGGCGCCCGCGCTCGCCGCCTGCGACGCGTGGTGGATGCGCCTGCAAGCTTCGTTTTCAGGCTTGGTTGGCTTGGCGCGGCGCGAATACGCCTACGACGCCGCGGCCTGGGGCGACGGCGATGTCGCGGCGTTGACTTCATTGTTCGCGGGCCTGGATGGCTCGCGCATTCTCACCGCGACGCGCGGCGGCGCACTTGGCGCGCTCAGCATCAACGCGCGCTTGCACGAGCGCATGCGCTTGCTAACAACGTCACCAGGCGGCGAGCCGTGGGGCGCTCAGCGCGCTGCCGAGTTCTTGCCCGGCGAACCCGTGCTATTTGCCACCAACAACTATGAGCTCGGGCTCTACAACGGCGACGCCGGCGTCGTGGTGCGGGTGCGCGACGGCAGCGGCGAGCAACGCTATGCCGCGGTGTTTCCCGTCGGCGACGCCTACGTGCCCTTTGCGCTCGACGCCGTGCGCGGCCACATGGAACTCGATTGGGCGCTCACCACGCACAAGGCGCAAGGCTCAGAATACGACGGCATCATGCTGGTGCTGCCCGCTGAGCCTTCGCCGGTCGCAACGCGCGAGCTGGTCTACACCGCGCTCACCCGCGCTCGGCGCTCGGCCGTTATCGTCGCGACGCCCGACGCCCTGTCACGCGCGTTAGCGCAAGCCACTAGTCGCGAGACCGGCCTGCTCGCCGCCATCGAAGCATCGTGCCCGCACGAGCTGCTCCTCAACGGCGCCTGCGTCGCTTGCGGCAGCACGTCGATCGATCCGGTCGCTGCGTCGAACAAGCCCGTTACGCTCATCGCGCCACAAACCCTCGTGCGCCGGCGCTGA
- a CDS encoding DUF2306 domain-containing protein, translating to MRASFVRASTRAATWILWLALALGAALIIDASLVYWGDDLAPFFVERLPLPHEELWMTAVQVHVAAACFALAACLVLVVPWTMRRVPRLHRWLGRATGLVILLGVVPAGFYLAFFARGGLPSTLGFLLTGGITAFAMVRAITSARSRDLRTHRKMTLHVLAQLSVAVTSRAILYGLAHYGYDSDPLYIAALWIPVVGSAAVIEWMLPRSIQASPPAIRLVVAKATELSLNR from the coding sequence ATGCGCGCCAGCTTCGTTCGTGCCAGCACCCGTGCCGCGACATGGATTCTCTGGCTGGCGCTGGCCTTGGGCGCCGCGCTCATCATCGACGCGAGCCTGGTGTATTGGGGCGACGACCTCGCGCCCTTCTTCGTTGAACGTCTGCCGTTGCCGCACGAGGAGCTGTGGATGACCGCGGTGCAAGTTCACGTCGCCGCCGCCTGCTTCGCGCTGGCGGCCTGCCTCGTTCTGGTGGTGCCATGGACCATGCGCCGTGTGCCGCGCCTGCATCGCTGGCTGGGGCGAGCCACGGGCCTGGTCATTCTCCTCGGCGTGGTCCCAGCGGGGTTTTACTTGGCGTTCTTTGCTCGTGGCGGCCTGCCTTCCACCCTTGGCTTTTTGCTCACCGGCGGCATCACTGCGTTCGCCATGGTGCGTGCGATCACCAGCGCCAGGTCGCGCGACCTCCGCACACATCGCAAGATGACGCTGCACGTGCTGGCGCAACTCAGCGTCGCGGTGACGTCGCGCGCCATCTTGTACGGCTTGGCGCACTATGGCTACGACAGCGATCCTCTCTACATTGCCGCGCTTTGGATCCCGGTCGTCGGCAGCGCCGCCGTCATCGAGTGGATGCTGCCTCGTTCAATACAAGCGTCGCCACCAGCAATTCGGCTGGTGGTGGCAAAGGCAACCGAGTTGTCGCTTAATCGATAA
- a CDS encoding FKBP-type peptidyl-prolyl cis-trans isomerase has product MVKPFLRFAGILPALLVSGIAGAVGCQDEPAGPAVPLTQLEQDIQQIQAYLDDNQLSAESTPSGLHYIIETPGMGGHPTVEDEVTVYYKGYYLDLEVFDETDGSPVTFPLGNVIAGWQEGVPLLQKGGKGVLLLPSSLAYGDAPPDGVRSNAVMVFDVELVDF; this is encoded by the coding sequence ATGGTCAAACCGTTTTTACGTTTTGCAGGCATCCTGCCTGCGCTGCTTGTTTCAGGGATTGCTGGCGCGGTTGGCTGCCAGGATGAACCCGCAGGACCGGCGGTGCCGCTAACTCAGCTCGAACAGGACATCCAGCAAATCCAAGCGTACCTCGACGATAACCAACTCAGCGCCGAGTCGACGCCATCGGGTTTGCATTACATCATCGAGACTCCTGGAATGGGCGGGCATCCGACCGTCGAGGACGAGGTGACGGTATATTACAAGGGGTACTATCTCGACCTCGAGGTGTTTGATGAGACCGATGGCAGTCCTGTGACCTTTCCCTTGGGCAACGTCATCGCTGGGTGGCAGGAAGGCGTTCCACTGCTGCAGAAGGGCGGCAAGGGGGTGTTGTTGCTCCCTTCGTCGTTGGCTTATGGCGACGCGCCACCCGACGGAGTGCGCAGCAATGCGGTCATGGTTTTTGACGTAGAGCTGGTCGACTTCTAA
- a CDS encoding VWA domain-containing protein, protein MFLQFLYELRARGVMVSTHEWIALSQALALGLHESSLDDFYHLARCLCVKDIGKYDAFDAAFLAVFRDVQGDALALSQALLDWLADPKTKKQLSDAERAALQRLNLEELRRLFEERLREQKERHDGGNRWIGTGGSSPFGSGGTHPTGIRVGPGGGRSAMAVAGERRFAEYRRDVVLDVRQIDVALRGLRQLGRDGAEEELDMDETIDETCRNAGDIEIVMRAPRRNRAKVLLLMDVGGSMDAHSELASRLFTAASRAGRFARMRSYYFHNCIYEAVYEDALFRKPVALDELLATTSRDEKVVIVGDALMHPAELLDAMGAWSMYGRAGRMPGLEALRRVARHFRKTAWLNPEPNQYWRGTTIEPIAEVFAMFPLTIDGLGEAVRHLVTASAAGGPNAAGGSAPTH, encoded by the coding sequence ATGTTTCTGCAATTTCTCTATGAGCTGCGCGCCCGCGGGGTGATGGTCTCGACGCACGAGTGGATCGCGCTGTCGCAGGCCTTGGCGCTCGGCCTGCACGAGAGTTCGCTCGACGATTTCTATCATTTGGCGCGCTGCCTATGCGTAAAAGATATCGGCAAGTACGATGCATTTGACGCGGCATTCTTGGCCGTTTTTCGCGACGTACAAGGCGACGCGCTTGCGCTCTCGCAGGCCCTGCTCGATTGGCTGGCCGACCCGAAAACCAAAAAGCAACTCAGCGACGCCGAGCGCGCGGCATTGCAGCGGTTAAATCTCGAAGAGCTGCGCCGCCTGTTCGAAGAGCGGCTGCGCGAGCAAAAAGAGCGCCACGACGGCGGCAATCGGTGGATTGGCACTGGCGGCAGCTCGCCTTTCGGCTCGGGTGGCACCCACCCTACCGGCATCCGCGTCGGCCCCGGTGGCGGGCGCTCAGCGATGGCGGTCGCCGGCGAGCGACGGTTTGCCGAGTATCGACGCGACGTCGTGCTCGACGTGCGGCAGATCGACGTTGCGCTGCGCGGGCTGCGCCAGCTTGGGCGCGACGGTGCCGAAGAAGAACTCGACATGGACGAGACCATCGACGAGACCTGCCGCAACGCCGGCGACATCGAGATTGTCATGCGCGCGCCGCGGCGCAATCGCGCCAAGGTGCTCTTGCTGATGGACGTCGGGGGCTCGATGGATGCGCATAGTGAGCTGGCGAGTCGCCTGTTTACCGCCGCCAGCCGCGCCGGGCGTTTTGCCCGCATGCGCAGCTACTATTTCCACAATTGCATCTACGAAGCGGTGTACGAGGATGCGCTATTTCGCAAGCCGGTGGCACTCGACGAGCTCTTGGCGACCACGTCGCGCGACGAGAAGGTGGTGATTGTCGGCGACGCGCTGATGCATCCCGCCGAGCTGCTCGACGCCATGGGCGCGTGGTCGATGTACGGCCGCGCCGGGCGGATGCCGGGGCTGGAGGCGCTGCGCCGCGTGGCACGGCACTTCCGCAAAACGGCGTGGCTTAACCCCGAACCCAACCAGTATTGGCGCGGCACGACGATCGAACCAATCGCCGAGGTGTTTGCGATGTTTCCGCTCACCATCGATGGCCTTGGCGAGGCGGTTCGGCATTTGGTGACGGCGAGTGCCGCGGGTGGACCAAACGCCGCGGGCGGCTCAGCGCCGACGCACTAG
- a CDS encoding VCBS repeat-containing protein, with translation MTTKLRVAVIVIAVQALHACGETTDETATFAAEIACACGDRVCGLAPGCWEECGQCEEGDTCTGMGQCEAALGWRLSFEDEFDGPPADPNHPDADCYSQAPQCHHLGWASEACPPEAADNLAGLNKCVWTPMTYYNYMDWGKQFIDANGNKTGINAFSSEEVTVRDGELQLTSRVTSVGRSKPRGPWQCGQPIPNSYEHYTDCPTVTGGVVSKRLSDGTQTSPGFQQLYGRFEVRAKLPEGTGSWPAHWLLPQEGHWPEKGEIDIMETYYNSEPHEFGGNFVWGESNADRSIVKTGHTHGFIHSTGNRTTYTDWHTYAVEWEPEEVRYYVDDLEIGRVQRGDLLKAHYEKDGSAAGTLPAGIPADPFYWILNTSIVPVGGSSFAISQVPNMIHRIDAVRVYERCALGEDGCLPARPNSQILGHDPRIDPNGFYIDNHLPLAGDFNGDGRDDVFLQGRRASAPPKALFSGVGGRTQPPVPVPLQARLFAADLRHATVIDVGGDGRDELLFRGIATSTSTLLARMNDDGSWTTTDLSTTSGMKKAWWAARDRYVLRGDFNGDGLDDLVVAPLTAELPAYLLAGTAEAGSFAAARDVAAPLGAKRSYWQANRREPAVGDFNGDGKDDVLLRSLDETSEVVMLLGASTGFAAPIDLTTIPWMSASKWSAKYRALVVVDINGDGRDDVVLPSKAPVHATYKLIADGTGKFLPEQDVNFEYWMDWGSWTTQHGKHVGGDFDGDGLGDLFIQGLTEYHGSRLLYGNAQGGFDRRVVVSDASPFGSKRLAASARVCVAADLAGDATTQLLCLYQGDKSLAESGRNSYRLAWPRRREAGDPP, from the coding sequence ATGACCACTAAGCTTCGCGTCGCCGTCATCGTCATCGCGGTCCAGGCGCTTCACGCCTGCGGTGAAACCACTGATGAAACCGCAACCTTTGCCGCCGAAATCGCCTGTGCCTGTGGCGATCGCGTCTGCGGCTTAGCACCGGGGTGCTGGGAAGAGTGCGGTCAGTGCGAAGAAGGCGATACGTGCACCGGCATGGGCCAGTGCGAGGCGGCGCTCGGCTGGCGCCTTTCGTTCGAAGACGAATTTGACGGACCGCCCGCGGATCCCAACCATCCGGATGCCGATTGTTATAGCCAGGCCCCGCAATGCCATCACCTCGGCTGGGCCTCGGAGGCGTGTCCTCCCGAAGCGGCGGACAACCTAGCCGGGCTTAACAAATGCGTGTGGACGCCGATGACCTATTACAACTATATGGATTGGGGCAAGCAGTTCATCGACGCCAATGGCAACAAAACCGGCATCAATGCCTTTTCGTCGGAAGAAGTAACCGTGCGCGATGGCGAGCTCCAGCTCACGTCGCGCGTAACCAGCGTCGGCCGCAGCAAACCTCGCGGCCCATGGCAATGTGGCCAGCCCATCCCAAATTCCTACGAGCATTATACGGATTGCCCAACCGTCACCGGCGGCGTGGTGTCCAAGCGGCTTTCTGACGGCACGCAAACCTCTCCGGGCTTTCAACAATTGTATGGGCGCTTCGAAGTGCGGGCCAAGCTGCCGGAGGGTACCGGTTCGTGGCCAGCACATTGGCTCTTGCCGCAAGAGGGCCACTGGCCTGAAAAAGGCGAGATCGACATCATGGAAACCTACTACAACTCCGAACCACATGAGTTCGGCGGCAATTTTGTGTGGGGCGAAAGCAACGCCGATCGTTCCATTGTTAAGACCGGGCATACTCATGGCTTCATTCACAGCACCGGCAATCGCACGACGTACACCGATTGGCACACCTATGCGGTCGAATGGGAGCCAGAGGAGGTGCGCTACTACGTCGACGATCTGGAAATTGGCCGGGTGCAGCGAGGCGATTTGCTAAAGGCGCACTATGAAAAAGATGGCAGCGCCGCCGGCACCTTGCCCGCCGGCATCCCCGCTGATCCATTCTACTGGATCCTCAATACCTCGATCGTGCCGGTCGGCGGCAGCAGCTTTGCCATCTCGCAGGTGCCAAACATGATTCATCGCATCGATGCGGTGCGTGTCTATGAGCGCTGCGCCTTAGGCGAAGATGGGTGCTTGCCCGCGCGGCCTAACTCGCAAATTCTCGGTCACGATCCGCGCATCGATCCCAACGGATTTTACATCGACAACCATTTGCCACTCGCGGGCGACTTCAACGGCGACGGGCGCGATGACGTTTTCTTGCAAGGGAGGCGCGCCTCGGCGCCGCCCAAGGCCTTGTTCTCGGGCGTGGGCGGCCGCACGCAGCCGCCGGTACCGGTGCCGCTGCAGGCGCGCTTGTTTGCCGCGGATCTGCGGCACGCCACCGTCATCGACGTTGGCGGCGATGGCCGCGACGAACTGCTTTTTCGCGGCATTGCCACCTCTACCTCGACCTTGCTCGCGCGCATGAACGACGATGGCAGTTGGACGACAACGGATCTCAGCACGACGAGTGGCATGAAGAAGGCGTGGTGGGCGGCGCGCGATCGGTACGTCTTGCGCGGCGACTTCAATGGCGATGGCCTTGACGATTTAGTCGTCGCGCCGCTGACGGCTGAGCTTCCGGCCTATCTGCTTGCCGGCACCGCGGAGGCGGGCAGCTTTGCCGCTGCGCGCGACGTCGCGGCGCCGCTGGGCGCCAAGCGAAGCTATTGGCAAGCCAATCGCCGCGAACCCGCGGTTGGCGACTTCAATGGCGACGGCAAAGACGACGTCTTGCTACGCTCGCTCGACGAAACCTCCGAGGTCGTGATGTTGCTCGGCGCCAGCACCGGCTTTGCCGCGCCCATCGATCTGACGACGATTCCATGGATGTCGGCTAGCAAGTGGTCGGCCAAATATCGCGCCCTCGTCGTGGTGGATATCAATGGTGATGGCCGCGATGACGTCGTTCTGCCGTCCAAGGCGCCCGTGCACGCGACCTACAAGCTAATCGCGGATGGCACCGGGAAATTTTTGCCCGAGCAAGACGTCAACTTCGAGTATTGGATGGATTGGGGCAGCTGGACCACGCAGCACGGCAAGCACGTTGGCGGCGACTTTGATGGAGATGGCTTGGGCGATCTCTTCATCCAAGGGCTGACCGAATACCACGGGTCGCGCCTGCTCTACGGCAACGCACAGGGTGGCTTTGACCGCCGCGTCGTGGTGAGCGATGCCTCGCCCTTTGGCAGCAAACGCCTGGCCGCCAGCGCGCGCGTCTGCGTAGCCGCCGATCTCGCTGGCGATGCGACGACTCAGCTGCTCTGCCTGTACCAAGGCGACAAGAGTTTGGCCGAAAGCGGGCGCAACAGCTACCGCCTGGCGTGGCCACGCCGCCGCGAGGCCGGCGATCCGCCATAG
- a CDS encoding M48 family metalloprotease — MTLTFKNESDIEQLADAMIAVVIGHEASHLWRRDADNTGVFTSVFAESRAKEKAADTIGFKIAEAAGFRPEGEYLLHVYLAGDEIKNKGRIKAADTHPTIKARAEKAYSRMHVSLKQRGLTPLVPLPEPGIIDKQNNSVTAKLRRVFMTLRKQLPI, encoded by the coding sequence GTGACCCTTACTTTCAAGAATGAATCAGATATTGAACAATTGGCAGATGCCATGATCGCTGTGGTGATTGGCCACGAAGCCTCCCATTTGTGGCGACGTGATGCGGATAACACCGGCGTGTTTACCAGCGTATTTGCCGAATCGCGCGCCAAAGAAAAGGCAGCAGATACCATCGGCTTCAAAATAGCCGAGGCCGCGGGGTTTCGGCCAGAAGGTGAATACTTACTCCATGTCTATCTCGCAGGTGATGAGATCAAAAATAAAGGTAGAATCAAGGCCGCAGACACGCACCCCACCATCAAAGCTCGCGCCGAGAAGGCGTATTCGCGGATGCACGTAAGCCTCAAGCAGCGCGGCCTGACCCCACTGGTGCCGCTGCCCGAGCCTGGTATCATCGACAAGCAAAACAACAGCGTGACAGCCAAGCTTCGTCGCGTATTTATGACCCTACGCAAACAACTCCCAATTTAG
- a CDS encoding chorismate mutase, with the protein MRIAIQGMAGSFHDIAARALLGAAGDLVACATFAEVVRHVEQGSVDTAVMAIENSVVGSILPNYSLLQASHVHVVNEMRLRVEQQLMACPGATLASIREVRSHPMALSQCETFLDKHPQWQRVEASDTAGSARDVAQGGRLDVAAIAPQLAAEVYGLTVLARNIEDSAHNTTRFLQLMPGIAGEVGTHCSVSFAVRDEPGSLHRALGVLAAAGWNLSKIQSVPMPSEPGRYRFFVDLIAPEANGGEGASLAAFTAAVDELRVLGRYTPRAGSLSAM; encoded by the coding sequence GTGCGCATCGCAATCCAAGGCATGGCGGGTTCATTTCATGACATCGCGGCGCGTGCGTTGCTCGGCGCCGCCGGCGATTTGGTGGCATGCGCGACGTTTGCCGAGGTGGTGCGCCACGTCGAGCAAGGCAGCGTCGACACGGCCGTAATGGCGATCGAAAACAGCGTCGTCGGCAGCATTTTACCCAATTACTCGCTGCTGCAAGCAAGCCACGTGCACGTGGTAAATGAGATGCGATTGCGCGTCGAGCAGCAGCTCATGGCCTGCCCGGGCGCAACGCTGGCATCGATCCGCGAGGTGCGCTCGCATCCAATGGCGCTGTCGCAGTGCGAAACGTTTTTAGACAAGCATCCGCAGTGGCAGCGCGTTGAGGCGAGCGATACGGCGGGCAGCGCGCGCGACGTAGCGCAAGGCGGGCGCCTCGACGTGGCAGCGATTGCGCCGCAGCTGGCAGCCGAGGTGTATGGCCTGACGGTGCTCGCGCGCAACATCGAAGACAGCGCGCACAATACGACGCGATTTTTGCAGCTGATGCCGGGCATAGCTGGCGAGGTAGGCACCCATTGTAGCGTTAGCTTTGCGGTGCGCGATGAGCCCGGCAGCTTGCACCGCGCGCTGGGCGTGCTTGCCGCCGCGGGCTGGAACCTCAGCAAGATTCAAAGCGTGCCGATGCCAAGCGAGCCGGGGCGCTATCGCTTTTTTGTCGACTTGATCGCACCTGAGGCGAATGGCGGCGAGGGCGCGAGCTTGGCGGCGTTCACGGCCGCTGTCGATGAGCTGCGCGTCTTGGGGCGATACACGCCACGTGCTGGCTCGCTATCAGCCATGTAG